A genomic window from Blastococcus saxobsidens DD2 includes:
- a CDS encoding amidohydrolase, which produces MLLDALYVNGRFTTLDPQRPTATAIGVVGGVIVGLDEELDGCQAELTVDLAGAPVVPGLHDAHQHLSARGQELQMCDVSPAAVRTLDDVYAAVGRHAATLARDAWVLATGLDVGKLDDAPTREGLDAVSGGRPVWVLHASHHAGIASTGAIRRIGFADPRQLSDVDGGWIERRPDGDPTGLITERAMTLIFEHVRPQPFEEFVEAIGLASRAALADGLTSVTEPGISGRMIGNSASDLAAFMIARDRGLLGVRMTLMPEISALHEVDGDTPLGLDLGLRSGLGDDWLRIGAVKIISDGALTARTAALCCDYADRPGGRGLLLDDAGVLTERILAAHRAGWQIGTHAIGDAAVEVVLDAYERAQQLYPRTDPRHRIEHCGLTNDRQIERVKQLGVVPVPQGRFVTELGDSYVTALGRERAELLYRQRSFLDAGIEVPGSSDCPVVDGSPLLGIHSLVNRQLPDGTVLNPAERLTPLQALRTYTLGSAYADHSEHRKGTLSRGKLADFVVLSGDLLAVAPGTIGDLSVVATVVGGVVRHGADLLTSR; this is translated from the coding sequence GTGCTGCTCGACGCGCTCTACGTCAACGGCCGTTTCACCACGCTGGACCCGCAGCGGCCCACCGCCACCGCCATCGGCGTGGTCGGCGGGGTCATCGTCGGCCTCGACGAGGAGTTGGACGGCTGTCAGGCCGAGCTGACCGTCGACCTCGCCGGCGCGCCGGTCGTCCCCGGGCTGCACGACGCCCACCAGCACCTGTCCGCGCGCGGCCAGGAGTTGCAGATGTGCGACGTGTCGCCGGCGGCGGTGCGCACCCTGGACGACGTCTACGCCGCCGTCGGACGGCACGCCGCCACGCTCGCTCGGGACGCCTGGGTGCTCGCCACCGGCCTGGACGTCGGCAAGCTCGACGACGCCCCCACGCGGGAAGGCCTGGACGCGGTATCCGGCGGGCGGCCGGTCTGGGTGCTGCACGCCTCCCACCACGCCGGCATCGCGAGCACCGGGGCGATCCGCCGGATCGGTTTCGCCGATCCTCGGCAGCTCAGCGACGTCGATGGCGGCTGGATCGAGCGCCGTCCGGACGGCGACCCCACCGGGCTGATCACCGAGCGAGCGATGACGCTGATCTTCGAGCACGTCCGGCCGCAGCCGTTCGAGGAGTTCGTCGAAGCGATAGGTCTGGCCAGCCGGGCCGCGCTGGCCGACGGACTGACCAGCGTGACCGAACCCGGGATCAGCGGCCGGATGATCGGGAACAGCGCCAGCGACCTGGCGGCGTTCATGATCGCCCGTGACCGGGGCCTGCTCGGTGTGCGGATGACCCTCATGCCGGAGATCTCCGCACTGCACGAGGTCGACGGCGACACCCCGCTGGGGCTCGACCTCGGCCTGCGCAGCGGACTCGGCGACGACTGGCTGCGGATCGGAGCCGTCAAGATCATCAGCGATGGGGCGCTCACCGCCCGCACCGCGGCCCTGTGCTGCGACTACGCCGACCGTCCCGGCGGCCGCGGCCTGCTGCTCGACGACGCCGGGGTGCTCACGGAGCGGATCCTGGCCGCCCACCGCGCGGGCTGGCAGATCGGCACCCACGCGATCGGCGACGCCGCCGTCGAAGTCGTCCTCGACGCCTACGAGCGGGCGCAGCAGCTGTACCCGCGCACCGATCCCCGGCACCGGATCGAGCACTGCGGCCTGACCAACGACCGGCAGATCGAGCGGGTCAAGCAGCTCGGCGTCGTACCGGTGCCGCAGGGCCGGTTCGTGACCGAGCTCGGCGACAGCTACGTCACCGCGCTCGGGCGCGAGCGCGCCGAGCTGCTCTACCGGCAGCGCAGCTTCCTCGACGCCGGCATCGAGGTGCCCGGCAGCTCCGACTGCCCCGTCGTCGACGGCTCCCCGCTGCTCGGCATCCACTCACTGGTCAACCGGCAGCTGCCCGACGGGACGGTGCTCAACCCGGCCGAGCGGCTGACTCCCCTGCAGGCGCTGCGGACCTACACCCTGGGCTCGGCGTACGCCGACCACTCCGAGCACCGCAAGGGCACGCTGTCCCGCGGCAAGCTCGCCGACTTCGTCGTCCTCTCCGGCGACCTGCTCGCCGTGGCCCCCGGGACGATCGGCGACCTGTCGGTCGTGGCGACCGTCGTGGGAGGCGTCGTGCGCCACGGCGCGGATCTGCTGACCAGTCGCTGA